The genomic segment TCAGGCATATAAATTATTAGATAATACAGAGATAAAAGACTATATTGATAAGCGTATGAAGGATAGACAGGAAAGAACTGAGATAACTCAGGATATTATCTTGGAAGAGTTAAGAAGAATAGCATTAGCAAAGCCAACTGACTTCTTTGAGGTTGAGGATATGGGACAGTATAAGAGAGTTAATATCGTCCCAACAAAGGACATTCCAGAAGATAAGATTGGAGCTATAGCAAGTATAAAGCAAGGTGCTAATGGTATAGAAGTTAAGCTTCATGATAGACTCAAGGCATTAGAGCTTATTGGAAGGCACTTAGGAATGTTCAAGGATAAGGTTGAAATAACGGATGGGAACAGCAGTGTTAATGTAAACATAGATGATATGCTTAATGAGATTAAGAAAGATAACTTTAAAAAGTAGTGTTTCACTAGAGTATACTACAGTGAAACAATTAAATAATAACTAAATATATTTCAATAGAGTTGTATAAATAATTTTGAAATGTTTCATAATAAACATTGACTTCAATGAAACACATTGATATAATAATACTATAGAAGATACATAGGAGCAGATACAAGAGGGGTACCTTCTAAATCTGGAAAGTCATTTCGACTGGCGACTAGCTCCATAAAATTTTCTAGTATTTTTTTAGAAGGAAGTGTTTTTATGAGAATATATGGTTATTCAAGAGTTAGCACAAAGGATCAAAATTTAGATAGACAATTAGTTGAACTTAAGAAGTTTGTAGAAGATAGATTTATATTCCAGGATAAATTAAGTGGAAAAGATTTTGATAGACCTCAATACCAGCTCATGAGAAAAGTTGCTCAAAAAGGCGATACCATTTATGTTAAATCTTTAGATAGACTTGGTAGAAATAAGAGCCAAGTCAAAGAAGAACTTGAGTACTACAAAAATGAAGGTGTTAGAGTAAAAGTTCTAGACATACCTACTACTATGATGGATATACCAGAAGGTCAAGAGTGGCTTATGGATATGATTAATAATTTACTTATCGAAGTTCTAGCAACTATGGCAGAACAGGAAAGAGTTAATATTAAACAACGTCAGGCTGAAGGCATTGCAATCGCTAAAGAAAAAGGTGTATATAAAGGTCGCAAGAAAATTGAAGTTGATGATACATTCAAGAAATCCTATGACCAGTGGAAAGCTGGAGAGATAACTGCTGTAAAAGCCATGGAACTTACTGGGCTTAAAAGAAATACATTCTACAGAAGAGTTTCAGAATATGAAGAAAATAGGTGAGTGGAGTTGATCAAATGATTAATAAAAATAGGGTTCAGTGTGAAAAATGTAAAGCTGAATTAAATTTAAAAAAGATACCTATAGAGTCTAAACATATTGGAGAAATTAGAATACAGTTCTTTAGGTGTCCTTCATGT from the Clostridium beijerinckii genome contains:
- a CDS encoding terminase small subunit — protein: MAKLTEKQKLFCDEYLIDLNVTQAAIRAGYKAKYADSQAYKLLDNTEIKDYIDKRMKDRQERTEITQDIILEELRRIALAKPTDFFEVEDMGQYKRVNIVPTKDIPEDKIGAIASIKQGANGIEVKLHDRLKALELIGRHLGMFKDKVEITDGNSSVNVNIDDMLNEIKKDNFKK
- a CDS encoding recombinase family protein; the encoded protein is MRIYGYSRVSTKDQNLDRQLVELKKFVEDRFIFQDKLSGKDFDRPQYQLMRKVAQKGDTIYVKSLDRLGRNKSQVKEELEYYKNEGVRVKVLDIPTTMMDIPEGQEWLMDMINNLLIEVLATMAEQERVNIKQRQAEGIAIAKEKGVYKGRKKIEVDDTFKKSYDQWKAGEITAVKAMELTGLKRNTFYRRVSEYEENR